Proteins found in one Haloferax litoreum genomic segment:
- a CDS encoding nucleoside phosphorylase, whose translation MNDSEDPNAEVQYHLEVGPSDLADAVLLPGNPERVDKITALWNDYEEKAYHREYRTATGTYDETPISVTSTGIGSPSAAIAVEELARVGVETFIRVGSCGAIQPEMDVGDLVITSGAVRQEGTSKEYVREDYPAVADHEVVSALVAAAERLDYDYHVGLTMSADSFYAGQGRPGFEEFRAAGSESLVKELQDANVKNIEMEASALLTIANVYGLRAGAVCSVYANRVTGEFRTEGESRASEVASLAVHLLAKMDEAKREAGVDHWHAGLTLE comes from the coding sequence ATGAACGACAGTGAGGACCCGAACGCCGAGGTCCAGTACCACCTCGAAGTTGGACCATCGGACCTCGCCGATGCGGTCTTACTCCCCGGAAACCCAGAGCGCGTCGACAAGATAACTGCGCTGTGGAACGACTACGAAGAGAAGGCCTACCACCGCGAGTACCGTACCGCGACGGGGACGTACGACGAGACGCCCATCTCCGTCACGTCGACGGGTATCGGCAGTCCATCGGCCGCCATCGCCGTCGAAGAACTCGCTCGCGTCGGCGTCGAGACGTTCATCCGCGTCGGGTCGTGCGGTGCCATCCAACCCGAGATGGACGTGGGTGACCTCGTCATCACGTCCGGTGCGGTCAGACAGGAAGGAACCTCGAAGGAGTACGTCCGCGAGGACTACCCGGCCGTCGCAGACCACGAAGTCGTCTCAGCCCTCGTCGCCGCCGCAGAACGACTCGACTACGACTACCACGTCGGCCTCACGATGAGTGCGGACTCGTTCTACGCTGGACAGGGTCGTCCCGGATTCGAGGAGTTCCGTGCCGCAGGGTCCGAATCGCTGGTGAAGGAACTACAGGACGCGAACGTCAAGAACATCGAGATGGAGGCGTCCGCGCTCTTGACCATCGCCAACGTCTACGGTCTGCGCGCCGGTGCCGTCTGCTCAGTCTACGCTAACCGCGTTACCGGCGAGTTCCGTACCGAAGGTGAGTCCAGAGCGTCAGAAGTTGCGAGTCTCGCGGTTCACCTCCTCGCCAAGATGGACGAGGCCAAACGTGAGGCCGGCGTCGACCACTGGCACGCCGGTTTGACGCTGGAATAG
- the cdd gene encoding cytidine deaminase — translation MPESLVERAREALDNAYVPYSEYTVGAALRTADGTVYVGCNIENANYSNSLHAEEVAIAEAVKNGHTDFDRLVVTSGARDGVTPCGMCRQTIAEFADEDLDIVCDLGDGETAKYTLGELLPNTISLDTLEAAAEKRERDE, via the coding sequence ATGCCCGAATCACTCGTCGAACGCGCCCGAGAAGCGCTCGACAACGCCTACGTCCCCTACTCTGAGTACACTGTCGGTGCCGCGCTCAGAACCGCCGATGGAACGGTGTACGTCGGGTGCAACATCGAGAACGCCAACTACTCGAACAGCCTCCACGCTGAAGAAGTCGCCATCGCGGAGGCGGTGAAGAACGGCCACACCGACTTCGACCGTCTCGTTGTCACCTCGGGTGCCCGCGACGGCGTGACGCCGTGCGGGATGTGTCGCCAGACAATCGCGGAGTTCGCCGACGAAGACCTCGATATCGTCTGTGACCTCGGCGACGGTGAGACTGCCAAGTACACGCTGGGCGAACTCCTCCCCAACACCATCTCCCTCGACACGCTCGAAGCGGCGGCCGAGAAACGCGAACGCGACGAGTAA